From the Glycine max cultivar Williams 82 chromosome 11, Glycine_max_v4.0, whole genome shotgun sequence genome, the window aattctgttttaaaattccaaaaatttaaattcgtcataaaaaaacattcaaacgaTGAATTTTAAAGtacagaaatttaaattctctgataGATTACTTTTCTCAGTCAAAATTTTTCATCCAAACGCactcttaaatattttatttttaacttttttaactttttagagagaaaaaagtcAAATATAGACTAAAAAGGAGCAACTCGTACGAAAGGGAACAAACATGTACATAGGACCAAATGTATAACGCTTTCAGTCAATGAACTATAATAACTTGttgataaaaagaatatttccCAAATAAATGTAATTTACATCAACAAAATCTGTGGTTCCAGGTAACAAATTCTGTATTCCCCTCCTTAAACTTTAGTTCATTATAAGTATATGGATGGTACCCCAGCAGTCATGACAAGACTACAACCAATAAATGAGAAATGACTCAAATGAGGACCATCTCTGGTTCTAGTTGCCTTAATTTCAACATTTGAACAAACTACATCTTCAAAGTTAACAAAAACTTGGATAAAACTTGGATTGCATCTTAAAAGCTGCTGGATCTGTAATTACCTGCACAGATTTGGGTAGTGCTTCAGCTTCTTTCAAGTCTGTGTTGCAACCCCATAGCCGAATAAGTAGTTGTCGGCACTTTGGAGACGACGGTTTTAAGTAAGTCTTGTACCATTCAACAACATCATGCTTACTTATGTTCTTCAATTCTTCTGCTTCCTTCTTTGACAAGTCAAAGATATACctgaaaacaataatgttttaTAGCATCAATATAGCAACAAAATGCAGCTAATAAAGACATTTCCTACAAGGCTAGCCCCTTTTAGTCCTCCTTAAACTTCTATCATCACTTGGCAGAAAATGTTCCATAAACAGCAGATTCAGCAGTAACCAGAAATAACAAAATGTGAGCATAAAAGATATCTGGCAGCTGAACCATGTAGGAATAAGTGGCTGCTGGTTATAATACTTAAACAATAACTGACAACTTAAATAACTAAAGTCTAACACTAACATTTAGAccccaaaatataaaataccttTTTTCAACAATTTGGTTCCACAATCTATTGCTTTCATATGTGAGTGAAGGGTCTTTCTCCAGCAGCTTTGCCATTAACCCACTTTTGTAATTCTCAAAGGAATCACCATCAAGCCCATCCTGCAATCCCAAAATATTTCTCCAAAGCATaagtcttcatttacatttcaatataatattttagataaGGGAATAAAAAAATCTAGTCAGAAACAAAAAAAGCCTTTTTGGAACAAGTTCTTttgacattttattttctttgagatGAAGACTCAACAGAGAAAGATAATTTTGCTACAAAGAGAAATGAGAAATAATTCATAGAATAGCAGCTTCTGTCTGTCTGTCTCTCTTTTTCACAACCTCTTGTTTTTCATTGAATTTGAGACAACTACTATATAACAAGCATTAAAACAGGTAATAGGATTTCTCATTGTCTGTGATTTAAACAATAAACAATTCAGATTCGGGCTATAACAACGTTAATGCCATCATCTGAGGGGGAGAAAATATTTCAGACTCTGCTAATTACAAATTCCTCGCATTTTTACTATTTGCATCCATTTCCTCCTTTCTCAAAAATAGAAGGGTGGGTTATAACCTCTTCAGAATTAAGAACCCAAGTCATGTTAACTTAATTGCAGTTCACAAGGAAGCAAATAGGCTAAGAACATGGAGGTTGAAGGAATCAGGAACACTTACCAACAATTCTTCCAGGCCATTTAAGAAGTTTTCAATTCTACTTTGCAAGTAAACTGGGTGGTACTCAGATGACTGAACGCAGAAACAAAACCCAGAGATACGATATGTTACTCGTGGGCTGCATTCAACAACATAACCAAGCTGCTCTTTTGTCCTGTATCCAGATACATGAATTTTAGTCCCCAAACAGACAAAACAAGAAGGcgagagagagaaatgaaagATGAAGAAACGGCAATCTCAACCTAGTGAAAGACTGCAAGTGAATGGTTTCATTGAATTTAAAAGTGCTTTTCAGTGAAACTAGGATTCTATAACAGAATAGAAATTTCCAGACCAAATCAAGACCACTTCATTATCAAGTCTTCAATAACCTATGCATGGAACTAGTTTAAAAAGAATGGAGTTTAAAAGTGATCAATAACCCAGTGTAGCACGCTCAAGTAAATGTCAGTACAAGTGCATTGGGGCAAAGAGCATCAATCATGAGAAAATAGGAGAAGAGAGAACCAATCATCATTAACAAATATCAGATGTCAAATATAAGAAACTTTGAGCAACAGATTGTCACCTCAGTTGATTGAAAAATGGCTCCTCCACAATTTCATCAAAAAGATCAATTAAAGCTTTCAATTTGATTGACCCCAGACCAAAATCTTGctcaatttgaaaataaagctGCATAAATACCAAAACCAATGCAAGGAGCAGGAGAAATTTGTCAGGGATCATTGAAAACCAATTATCTATGGAACACGgtgaaatataaacaaaaaccaatataaCTGAAATTACCTCAACCACCGAGTTTTTTTCCGACTTATTCTTCACATTGACATCTCTAACTAAATTGGCACTGGATGGGAGGCAAATAACACGCTCAGCATGCCTCAATTCAATAGGGAGTGGATTAACTGGAAAATTcatcttaaatatttttgctatgccaattgcttcttcttttgacaGATTTCCATGGCAAAGACCCTCCATGTATATCTGTAAAGTTTAGATATAAAGACTAAATCTCCAACAATGTCACAACTACAAATTAAAGGCAAAACTACACTAATCATAAAAAGGTTACAGTTAACCTATGTTGACTTATCAGTATTCATAACAGAACTCATTTACAAATCAACTAAAAACCAATAAATATAGAACAAATCATCGAGGAGTAGTTGTTTTCTTGCAGTTGTTAGCATTATCAACCTATGGCATAAAACTTCTATATGCACAAGTGTCAAAATAGGGAGCAATTTGTACAGCACAAGAAATAAAGTCACAAGCTTCAAGCACAATAACAATTGCTCATCCATGTGCACCTCAGGTGTTGGCACAACACACATGACACATTCAGGTGCATGTTGCTCACCAATCACTAATAGTATTGACAGCATCTGTTTTACTCCTAAAACCATCATAATTGGAATTTGGAATTTGGAAGACAATAAAACTGTAAATAGTATAATagaaaatactaatattaaatatttcatatcaaCCTGGGAGAGAAGCCCAGGGATAAATGCCTTCAGATCATCAAGAAACAAATCATTTAGATAATGCAGCTTCTCATCAGCGTCATAGAAACTCTCACACAAAACTTGTAATCTCAAATATGTTGAATGGCTTAGAGGCTTCATGTTGGCATTCTTTAAAGCTCTCTTCATGTCTTCTTTTATTACCTGTTCAGATAATTATTGGGTCACAACAGCAAAGAATGTAGGAAAATTGAAGAcagaaaaagtaaaacaaagtcaacaataaaaaaaaatccaaataaacATGTCACATACCTTAAACCGATCATCAGTTGGCATGAATGATTTAGATACTGAAAAGAATTTAGATAACAGAACAGGAAGCTTTTCATTGAAACCATAGACCTTCAGCTCAAGCATGTCACCAACATAAGTGACAGAAGTTTCTAACTTGGCAATACTAGCCTGCATCCATAGacagatttatttaaaataatacctAAAAAGAGGATGGGACAATTGGCACACCCTTGGCCTCCACTACTTTTAAACACAATTTCTTATATCACCTTCAAATACTCAATTTAAGAAACTGCAATTAAAAGTTGGTTGGGATGTGAATAGGCAATAAGAAGTGTCAATAACTGAATAGCCGCAACGCTAAAGATACTGTTCTCTATTGATTGACTTGTGGTATATGGATAATTGGatactttatttaattatttaataaatattaaagaagTGTTTTAATATGCCTTCAGTACTGCTTTCTTCCTTTATTAACATTGTAGAGAAACATAACTTTGGTGATACTATACAAGGGTTAAAGCACCTTCAAAAATCAGGTATTAGCATTAAAGGTATTTAATAAGGCCAATTTGCCAGCTCTTTCCTAGAAGTGATATTAGAGACCAGTTtccattaaaaactaaaaagcaaaTTTAGTTCAATTGTAAGAGAATAAAAGTGAACTCTACAAAGTTATAAAGGCATTCTTTTGGACTCACTTtccacaaataataaaaaatgagagcATTTTTATGATTGACAATAGGCAAACCGATGGTTATCTGATTTAAAGATTAGTTTAGGAAGAGCTCCAGAAACAATAGAAATGGATAATTTATTCATGAAGAATCTCATGAAAAATAAGCATTTTTTAAGCTTTAGTTATTTTTCTGTATTATGTCCTTAATAGAAAAACTGTATCTGAGCACAAGTTGTCTTTTGCTTCTGTGCTTTGTTTACTTCTTTCTTGTTGTAGGAGAATTTTCTATCCTCTTTTATTGTCCTATTCTGTttcttataaacaaaaaaagatagaTAATTTACCTGATATGTGATTTCATTCAACTCATCTTTAAGAAGGTGAATAAACAATTCGGATAATACACAACTCTTTACATCAGCATAGCCACCCTTCATGGTAATTCGAAAATATGTATTTGCACGAGGAACTTTGAAAGTGCTATCCGGTTTGTACCAGAATTTTATCAATGCCTCATCAATTAAACATCTAGGAGAAGTTGAATTTGCAAAATCATCAACACAGGTGTCACTAGCACGTATAGAAAAGTCACTAGGAATAAACTCATTTTGGGAAGGAAGATGCAGTGAGGCATCAATTTCTGGAGGATTTCTCCATAACTCCCTGAAACTTTGAGCAATATCTTCTTCAACGTAACGAGAACCAAACCAAGGTTCATATTGGAAATctgaaaaaaatagttcaattgCCTTGTGGTGAAAATATAACTTCCAGAACTAATCTCTGAACAGTGAAATTTTGGTTACCATtcaccacccccccccccccccagtcTCAAAAAAAATAGCTATGATTACAACATCATTATTGAATAGGATTATTAGCGTGCATAACGATAGCCATTAGTCAGTAGCTTAGACCTTTGCCAGTCAATGATACAGGAAAGGAAAAAGGCCAACAAGCAATTTCCAATTAGacaagggagaaaaaaaaatgcaccttCTGACTTAAGGAATGACTTTGAAACAACATCTACCCTCATGTTTTCCGGAACGAAGAAACCAAGAACTTGTTTTAACAATTGTTCATCCCATGTCTTGAACACGTAGTCACCATAAATTACATGCTCCGGTGGATAAAAGTGCAAATTTTCTgcacaataaaaaaagaataaaccaATAAGgacaataaatttgtaaaaaatcatATCGGATTTCTAAATAGCAATACCCACATAGGAAACAACCACAAATATGACATGGCCAGCAAACTCTTTCCTATAATTGGGTTGAGAGCATAACAAATAGATCTTCAGGTTTTACTAAGTAACTACATGACAATAATATTCCTTTCATCTATACTTaagtttgcttcttttttttcatgtacAATTGATTGTCAAATATTATAGATTAGCTGAGTACTTCAATTAAATCTTATGTTTATAAAAACGTAGTTTACTATCCTTTTACGACAAAGATCAAACATAAACTAACATCATAATCCACTCAAATAGTAGTGATTTAGATATGTTCTTATACCAAAACTGCATCATTTCAAACACCAAGATTTT encodes:
- the LOC100799924 gene encoding nardilysin-like; translated protein: MVDSIRVPFFPYRRTRVGFLLPPHPFPIKIRKTLSTALSLCELRLTNKSFAAKPRSLSSSLHSHSPQKKKKCLIIMGMKGAPVCLSVDDNVVLKSPNDRRLYRLIHLPNGLRALLVHDPEIYPEGPPKHAPNEDEVEEEEEDDEEDGEYDDDDDDDEDEEEEEEGEEEEEEEEEEEEEEEMDGVKGGGAVAAQSKKAAAAMCVGMGSFSDPDEAQGLAHFLEHMLFMGSDEFPDENEYDSYLSKHGGSSNAYTETEYTCYHFEVKREFLKGALKRFSQFFISPLVKMEAMEREVLAVDSEFNQVLQSDACRLQQLQCHTSAHNHPLNRFFWGNKKSLVDAMEKGINLREQILKLYKDYYHGGLMKLVIIGGESLDVLESWVVELFGAIKKGQANPVFTVEGPIWESGKVYRLEAVKDVHILDLSWTLPCLHQEYLKKPEDYLAHLLGHEGRGSLLSFLKSRGWATSLSAGVGEEGIYRSSIAYVFVMSIHLTDSGIEKIFDIIGFVYQYLKLLREDTPPEWIFKELQNIGNMDFRFAEEQPPDDYAAELAENLHFYPPEHVIYGDYVFKTWDEQLLKQVLGFFVPENMRVDVVSKSFLKSEDFQYEPWFGSRYVEEDIAQSFRELWRNPPEIDASLHLPSQNEFIPSDFSIRASDTCVDDFANSTSPRCLIDEALIKFWYKPDSTFKVPRANTYFRITMKGGYADVKSCVLSELFIHLLKDELNEITYQASIAKLETSVTYVGDMLELKVYGFNEKLPVLLSKFFSVSKSFMPTDDRFKVIKEDMKRALKNANMKPLSHSTYLRLQVLCESFYDADEKLHYLNDLFLDDLKAFIPGLLSQIYMEGLCHGNLSKEEAIGIAKIFKMNFPVNPLPIELRHAERVICLPSSANLVRDVNVKNKSEKNSVVELYFQIEQDFGLGSIKLKALIDLFDEIVEEPFFNQLRTKEQLGYVVECSPRVTYRISGFCFCVQSSEYHPVYLQSRIENFLNGLEELLDGLDGDSFENYKSGLMAKLLEKDPSLTYESNRLWNQIVEKRYIFDLSKKEAEELKNISKHDVVEWYKTYLKPSSPKCRQLLIRLWGCNTDLKEAEALPKSVQVITDPAAFKMQSKFYPSFC